A single Roseinatronobacter monicus DNA region contains:
- a CDS encoding DctP family TRAP transporter solute-binding subunit — translation MTFARLSGTTLAAAFATAFSLGAASAETLRLSHNTGDTTTWHQGAEKFGELLAERTDGALDVRVFPNAQLSGGDQMRQAEMVGRGALDLVVTSAINVTPLVPEMAVFSLPYLYSSYEQVDATTQGAPGEMLSEILLDKGIVVLAWGENGFREVTNNTRPIRNPEDMRGLNMRVAGPMYIDVMNALGANPQQMQWGETMSALQQGVVDGQENPIGAVIIPQQVYEVQKYLTAWHYSYDPIFLGISKEKWHSYDADMQEILRETAQEAMAYQREITREGTAQGIDFLREQGMEVYEPTDEELAAFREATQPAFDEWAARVGDEIVGAFQDAIAASN, via the coding sequence ATGACTTTCGCACGCCTGTCCGGCACAACTCTTGCCGCTGCCTTTGCAACGGCATTCAGCCTTGGCGCGGCCAGCGCTGAAACCCTGCGCCTGTCCCATAACACCGGCGACACCACCACATGGCATCAGGGCGCCGAGAAATTCGGCGAATTGCTGGCCGAACGCACAGATGGCGCGCTGGACGTGCGCGTTTTCCCCAATGCGCAGTTGTCGGGCGGCGACCAGATGCGTCAGGCCGAAATGGTCGGGCGCGGCGCGCTGGATCTGGTGGTGACATCGGCGATCAACGTGACGCCACTGGTGCCGGAAATGGCGGTCTTCTCGCTGCCATATCTGTATTCCAGCTATGAACAGGTTGACGCCACCACCCAAGGCGCGCCCGGTGAAATGCTATCCGAAATCCTGCTGGACAAGGGCATTGTCGTGCTGGCATGGGGCGAGAACGGTTTCCGCGAGGTCACGAACAACACCCGCCCGATCCGCAACCCTGAAGATATGCGCGGGCTGAACATGCGCGTGGCAGGGCCGATGTATATTGACGTGATGAACGCCCTTGGCGCAAACCCCCAGCAGATGCAGTGGGGCGAGACGATGTCAGCCCTTCAGCAAGGCGTGGTTGACGGGCAGGAAAACCCTATCGGTGCTGTGATTATCCCGCAGCAGGTTTATGAGGTGCAGAAATACCTGACCGCGTGGCATTATTCCTACGACCCCATCTTCCTTGGTATCTCGAAAGAGAAATGGCACAGCTATGATGCTGACATGCAGGAAATCTTGCGCGAAACGGCACAGGAAGCCATGGCCTATCAGCGCGAGATCACACGCGAAGGCACCGCACAGGGCATCGATTTCCTGCGCGAGCAGGGCATGGAAGTCTATGAGCCGACAGATGAAGAGCTGGCCGCCTTCCGCGAGGCAACCCAACCTGCTTTCGACGAATGGGCCGCACGTGTCGGTGACGAGATTGTGGGCGCCTTTCAGGACGCAATCGCCGCTTCGAACTAA
- a CDS encoding TRAP transporter small permease — translation MIRLILRDFEKIVCALLFLSMTALGFVNVVVRYGTNLSFAATEELLVNGFLLLTVFGAALAARRGEHLAVTMVHDLLPRPLWLPVFLISVALSVSLLAFSAWFSWEAMMNIRRVGMRSYGLGLPAWYYQAALPFGFGLIIIRYLQYSWEALRAGPNRIVPHV, via the coding sequence ATGATCCGACTGATCCTGCGTGACTTTGAAAAGATCGTCTGCGCATTGCTGTTTCTCAGCATGACCGCGCTTGGTTTTGTCAATGTCGTGGTCCGCTATGGGACCAACCTGTCCTTTGCTGCGACCGAAGAGTTGCTGGTCAACGGTTTCTTGCTGCTCACAGTCTTTGGTGCCGCACTGGCCGCACGCAGGGGCGAGCATCTGGCGGTGACTATGGTGCATGACTTGCTGCCGCGCCCGCTCTGGCTGCCGGTATTTCTGATCTCTGTCGCCCTGTCGGTCAGCTTGCTGGCCTTTTCGGCGTGGTTCTCATGGGAAGCCATGATGAACATTCGCCGCGTCGGAATGCGCTCTTATGGGCTGGGGCTGCCCGCGTGGTATTATCAGGCGGCGCTGCCCTTTGGCTTCGGGCTTATCATCATACGGTATCTGCAATATTCATGGGAAGCGCTGCGCGCAGGCCCGAACCGGATCGTACCGCATGTTTGA
- a CDS encoding TRAP transporter large permease, which produces MFEMIGITSAGTQMIVVFFVLMALRVPVAFALGLSALYAMWKIGFGLELAGDLIATGITKFSLLAIPFFILAGVLMGSLGIAERMIRFFRVAVGGLPGGMGIVGTVVCLFWGAVSGSGPASVAAIGPMIIKGMEEDGYDRAFAAGLVVTGAAFSIVIPPSIGLVIYGVIAETSISRLFIAAIIPGVFMALTMIAVLPFARRHAAPAGSPSLQTLSPDPYAGMPRGRALWQSFRHSFWGLMTPVVILGGIYSGIFTPTEAAIVATVYALGVGGLAYRTLTLARLYDALGTAAASSAVVMLIVAYASLFGWVVTVDDLVRSYSGALLGLSDQAWVILLVIMVILLIAGMFMDPVTVMFIALPIFLPVAREMGWDPVWFGVLVMVNLAIGLITPPVGINLYVAANVTRLSIERVARGTMPFLLASLVGIIVVAAVPQMSQVLVNWLR; this is translated from the coding sequence ATGTTTGAAATGATTGGCATCACTTCGGCGGGCACGCAGATGATCGTCGTCTTCTTCGTGCTGATGGCGCTGCGTGTGCCTGTGGCCTTTGCACTGGGGCTGTCCGCACTTTACGCCATGTGGAAGATCGGCTTCGGGCTGGAATTGGCGGGCGATCTGATTGCCACGGGCATCACCAAATTCTCGCTGCTGGCAATTCCGTTCTTTATCCTTGCTGGCGTGCTGATGGGCAGTCTTGGCATTGCCGAGCGCATGATCCGGTTCTTTCGTGTTGCGGTTGGTGGATTGCCGGGGGGCATGGGCATTGTCGGCACAGTCGTGTGCCTGTTCTGGGGGGCGGTCAGCGGGTCCGGCCCTGCCTCCGTGGCGGCCATTGGCCCGATGATCATCAAAGGCATGGAAGAAGACGGCTATGACCGCGCCTTTGCCGCAGGGCTGGTGGTTACAGGGGCGGCGTTTTCCATCGTCATACCCCCTTCCATCGGGCTGGTAATTTACGGGGTGATTGCCGAAACCTCGATCTCGCGGCTGTTTATTGCGGCAATCATACCGGGTGTATTCATGGCGCTGACGATGATCGCCGTGCTGCCCTTCGCGCGCCGTCATGCGGCCCCTGCTGGCAGTCCCAGCCTGCAAACTCTCAGCCCCGACCCCTATGCCGGAATGCCGCGCGGACGCGCGCTCTGGCAGTCGTTTCGCCACAGCTTTTGGGGGTTGATGACGCCCGTGGTCATTCTGGGCGGCATCTATTCCGGCATCTTCACGCCCACCGAGGCCGCGATTGTTGCCACTGTTTATGCACTCGGCGTGGGCGGGCTGGCATACCGCACCCTGACACTTGCGCGGCTGTATGATGCACTGGGCACGGCGGCGGCCTCGTCCGCCGTGGTGATGCTGATTGTCGCCTATGCCAGCCTGTTTGGCTGGGTGGTCACAGTCGATGATCTGGTGCGCAGCTATTCCGGCGCGCTGCTGGGCCTGAGCGATCAGGCATGGGTCATCTTGCTGGTCATCATGGTGATCTTGCTGATTGCAGGCATGTTCATGGACCCGGTGACGGTGATGTTCATCGCCCTGCCCATCTTTCTGCCGGTCGCGCGGGAAATGGGCTGGGACCCGGTCTGGTTCGGGGTGCTGGTGATGGTCAATCTGGCAATCGGGCTGATTACGCCGCCCGTGGGGATCAACCTTTATGTCGCCGCCAATGTCACGCGGCTGAGCATCGAGCGGGTCGCGCGCGGCACCATGCCGTTTCTGCTGGCCTCTCTGGTCGGGATTATCGTTGTCGCCGCCGTACCGCAAATGTCGCAAGTGCTGGTGAATTGGTTGCGCTAG
- a CDS encoding SDR family NAD(P)-dependent oxidoreductase, whose product MRTAIVTGAARGIGLATTKLFLAGGWRVMMIDRDAPALMDAAQGLEHARPIICDVSIPEQVNAMAAEVSASFGQVDALVNNAGVADFRPLQDTDLATWREVMATNLDGVFLTSQAVIPHLKAARGAIVNIASISGLRASTLRVAYGTSKAAVIHLTRQQAAELGEWGVRANCVAPGPVDTKLALAVHSPEIRAAYHDAIPLNRYGTEREIAEVIVFLCSDKASYVTGQVIAADGGFDAVGVGLPALRAP is encoded by the coding sequence ATGAGAACCGCGATAGTAACAGGGGCCGCGCGCGGCATCGGGCTGGCCACCACCAAGCTTTTTCTGGCCGGGGGCTGGCGCGTGATGATGATCGACCGTGACGCCCCCGCCCTGATGGACGCCGCACAAGGGCTGGAACACGCGCGGCCCATTATCTGCGATGTCTCTATCCCCGAGCAGGTCAACGCTATGGCAGCAGAAGTGAGCGCGTCATTCGGGCAGGTGGACGCGTTGGTCAACAATGCCGGCGTGGCAGATTTCCGCCCCCTGCAAGACACCGATTTGGCCACATGGCGCGAGGTGATGGCCACCAATCTGGATGGCGTCTTTCTGACCAGTCAGGCCGTTATTCCGCATCTGAAGGCAGCGCGCGGCGCGATCGTCAACATCGCCTCTATCTCTGGCCTGCGCGCCAGCACCCTGCGCGTGGCCTATGGCACATCTAAAGCGGCGGTTATTCACCTGACCCGTCAACAGGCGGCGGAACTTGGTGAATGGGGCGTGCGCGCCAATTGCGTGGCCCCCGGCCCTGTCGATACCAAACTAGCGCTGGCTGTGCATTCCCCCGAAATCCGCGCCGCCTATCACGACGCCATCCCCCTGAACCGCTACGGAACAGAGCGCGAGATTGCCGAAGTCATCGTGTTCCTGTGTTCGGACAAGGCCAGCTATGTGACAGGTCAGGTGATCGCCGCAGATGGCGGCTTTGACGCGGTGGGCGTGGGTCTGCCTGCGTTGCGCGCGCCCTGA
- a CDS encoding tetratricopeptide repeat protein, whose protein sequence is MRHLNRLALVIALALGAAHPIAAQEFGERYDRLKSEAAQGDSDAAYELGVLYYLGHRTQQGGPERDTERGVALFRPLAESGDPRAQWRLASAYEMGSGVERDAEMAYSLYQQAAGQGFLLAKQNLGKLYLDGRGTEHDADKAYELLREAAEGDQQRAMVDLARMYQDQDLGPEYDPARAVHWFRIAAEKNNSNGVRGLSEAYLHGHGVEQDSIEALRVYVDYEERTGRAQTTALLRILSQMSEEDRARADEVAEAENWLGTDPD, encoded by the coding sequence ATGCGACATCTGAACAGGTTGGCACTTGTCATCGCGCTTGCGCTTGGCGCAGCACATCCCATCGCGGCGCAGGAGTTCGGCGAACGCTATGACCGCCTGAAATCCGAGGCCGCACAGGGCGACAGCGATGCCGCCTATGAGTTGGGCGTCCTGTATTACCTTGGCCATCGCACCCAACAAGGCGGGCCAGAACGCGACACCGAACGCGGCGTTGCCTTGTTCCGCCCCCTTGCCGAAAGCGGTGATCCGCGCGCGCAATGGCGTCTGGCTTCGGCATATGAAATGGGCTCAGGGGTCGAGCGCGACGCCGAAATGGCGTACAGCTTGTATCAGCAAGCAGCCGGGCAGGGCTTCCTGCTGGCCAAGCAAAATCTGGGCAAACTGTATCTCGATGGCCGTGGCACGGAACATGACGCAGACAAAGCCTATGAGCTGTTGCGCGAAGCGGCAGAAGGGGATCAGCAGCGCGCCATGGTTGATCTGGCGCGCATGTATCAGGATCAAGACCTTGGGCCGGAATATGACCCCGCCCGCGCTGTCCACTGGTTCCGTATCGCAGCAGAGAAGAACAATTCAAATGGCGTGCGTGGTCTGTCCGAAGCGTATCTTCATGGACATGGCGTCGAGCAGGACAGCATAGAGGCCTTGCGCGTCTATGTTGACTATGAAGAGCGTACGGGGCGCGCTCAGACAACTGCACTTTTGCGCATCCTGTCACAGATGTCCGAAGAAGATCGCGCGCGGGCTGACGAAGTTGCCGAGGCTGAAAACTGGCTGGGAACCGACCCGGACTAG
- a CDS encoding cobalamin B12-binding domain-containing protein — protein MSMLTDLGGQIMESRHSFDINPALYTRTQSLFDAKRRKLPPDAVERLAREVVERLAEKRDVLNGRVAALPPAVTNPELVNTFCDILLAPDASIALRFLEESLSPVVAERGDLYGYIAAASRQLGDRWDADEVTYLQVTLAVGKLYAVVRSVGASRDAEYVDPNPRKYAVFANVPGEQHTLGVSVAAEVFRDAGWEISLQLDRSHAELVDCVSANRPAVIGLSLSSPMGLDPLVRLVIALRLALPTIIIAVAGGDDTDEDTLRTLVDLDLVITNAEQAQSDLSRILSLEATA, from the coding sequence ATGAGTATGCTTACGGATCTGGGGGGACAGATTATGGAATCAAGGCACAGCTTCGATATCAATCCTGCGCTCTATACGCGGACGCAAAGCCTGTTTGATGCGAAGCGCCGGAAGCTTCCGCCAGACGCAGTCGAGCGGCTTGCGCGAGAGGTGGTCGAGCGGCTGGCGGAAAAACGCGATGTGCTGAACGGGCGCGTCGCAGCCCTGCCACCCGCCGTGACCAACCCGGAACTGGTCAATACATTTTGTGACATCCTGCTTGCGCCCGACGCATCCATTGCACTGCGCTTTCTGGAAGAAAGCCTGTCCCCTGTCGTTGCAGAACGTGGCGACCTGTATGGCTATATCGCCGCCGCGTCGCGCCAGCTGGGCGACCGATGGGACGCGGATGAGGTGACTTATCTGCAAGTGACATTGGCGGTGGGCAAACTCTATGCCGTTGTGCGCAGTGTTGGTGCCAGCCGTGATGCCGAATATGTGGACCCTAACCCAAGAAAGTATGCAGTCTTTGCGAATGTTCCCGGAGAGCAGCATACCCTTGGCGTCAGTGTCGCCGCAGAGGTGTTCCGCGATGCAGGCTGGGAAATCAGTCTGCAACTGGACCGCAGCCATGCGGAATTGGTCGACTGTGTCAGCGCCAACCGGCCCGCAGTGATCGGCTTGTCGCTGAGCAGTCCGATGGGGCTTGATCCATTGGTGCGGTTGGTGATCGCGTTGAGGCTGGCCTTGCCGACGATCATCATTGCTGTTGCCGGTGGCGATGACACAGACGAGGACACGCTGCGCACGCTTGTCGATCTTGATCTGGTCATCACCAATGCCGAGCAGGCGCAATCCGACCTCAGCCGCATTCTGTCGCTTGAGGCCACTGCTTGA
- a CDS encoding LysR family transcriptional regulator, with the protein MAETGTADRMTRDLDWNLLRSFVVIAQSRSISDAARRLHLTQPSVSTALKRLEDRIGKRLIDRAPGRFELTRAGAVLYREALEIHGAVYRLSTLMRDVTDEVTGHVRLAVASHVVCPVFDQVLAEFHAQHPRATLSLSVLGSSEALASVSARTASLAVCLVHRRDPKLEYMRLYREFFGLFCGPSHPLFGRENLQKTDLAGQSAVSFETDRLHDALRSVTLLRAESELSEKIIGTSSHLEEVRRMVIAGLGIGPLPLHVVARDVRDGLLWRLPPYDDPPAIDVHLVWNPKAVLNRAEASLLQRLRAAIAAVPMEARTYGPSTKNL; encoded by the coding sequence ATGGCCGAGACTGGCACCGCAGATCGGATGACCCGTGATCTGGACTGGAACCTGCTGCGCAGTTTTGTCGTCATCGCGCAATCCCGCTCGATCAGCGACGCTGCGCGGCGTTTGCATCTGACCCAGCCATCCGTATCTACTGCCCTGAAAAGACTAGAAGACCGGATCGGCAAGCGCCTGATTGACCGCGCGCCGGGGCGGTTCGAGCTGACCCGCGCGGGCGCAGTTCTCTACCGTGAAGCGTTGGAGATACATGGCGCGGTTTACCGCCTGTCGACCCTGATGCGCGATGTGACGGATGAGGTGACGGGCCATGTGCGACTGGCTGTTGCCAGCCATGTGGTCTGCCCGGTTTTTGATCAGGTCTTGGCGGAATTTCACGCCCAGCACCCGCGCGCAACCCTGTCACTGAGTGTGCTTGGATCGTCAGAGGCGCTGGCCAGCGTGTCTGCGCGCACTGCGTCGCTGGCTGTATGTCTGGTCCATCGGCGCGACCCCAAGCTGGAATATATGCGCCTGTACCGCGAATTCTTCGGGCTGTTTTGCGGCCCGTCACACCCGCTTTTCGGACGAGAGAACCTGCAAAAGACCGACCTTGCCGGGCAGTCTGCTGTCAGTTTTGAGACAGACAGACTGCATGACGCGCTGCGATCCGTGACCCTGCTGCGCGCTGAATCGGAGCTGAGCGAGAAGATTATCGGCACCTCCAGCCATCTGGAAGAGGTGCGGCGCATGGTCATTGCGGGCTTGGGGATTGGGCCGCTGCCCTTGCATGTCGTGGCGCGGGATGTGCGCGATGGCCTGCTGTGGCGCCTGCCGCCCTATGATGACCCGCCCGCCATTGATGTGCATCTGGTCTGGAACCCCAAGGCCGTGCTGAACCGCGCCGAGGCGTCCTTGTTGCAGCGATTGCGCGCGGCCATCGCGGCGGTGCCGATGGAAGCGCGGACCTACGGACCTTCGACAAAGAATTTGTGA
- a CDS encoding IS1595 family transposase: protein MDHDIFLVWLNETDNLSPDQRAEASRILSGSPSLQAVVDLLEAKVREDRICPHCASEGAIIRGHASGLSRFFCKGCGKTFNALTGTPLARLRHKGRWAEFAASLRDGETVKVSAERCMVARTTAFRWRHRFLRAVTAGAIKLRGIVEADETFFLSSRKGERNLDRKARKRGGKAAKRGLSEEQVPVLVAADRSGTTISAVLPAVTAAHLQAVLQPLLDPDALLVTDGCTSYPPCAAAMGISHESLNQTAGQRVRGELHIQTVNSRHERLKTFLRRHRGIATKYLDSYLRWFQLAVIPKHQTPRAILAAAAGILPISRHA from the coding sequence ATGGACCACGACATCTTTCTGGTTTGGCTCAATGAGACGGATAACCTCTCGCCGGACCAGCGCGCCGAGGCGAGTCGGATCCTTTCTGGGTCTCCGTCATTGCAGGCGGTGGTCGATCTCCTTGAGGCAAAGGTTCGTGAGGACCGTATCTGCCCGCACTGCGCTTCAGAAGGAGCTATCATCAGGGGTCATGCAAGTGGCCTTTCCCGGTTCTTTTGCAAAGGCTGCGGCAAAACCTTCAACGCGTTGACCGGTACTCCGCTGGCGCGCCTGCGCCACAAGGGCCGTTGGGCAGAGTTCGCTGCTTCGTTACGTGACGGCGAAACGGTAAAGGTATCCGCTGAGCGTTGCATGGTGGCGCGCACGACCGCTTTTCGTTGGCGTCATCGTTTTCTTCGGGCGGTGACGGCTGGGGCGATCAAGTTGCGCGGCATCGTCGAAGCCGACGAGACCTTCTTTCTGAGCAGCCGAAAAGGTGAACGAAACCTTGATCGTAAGGCCCGTAAACGTGGCGGCAAGGCCGCCAAACGCGGCTTGTCGGAGGAGCAGGTTCCGGTCTTGGTCGCAGCCGACCGATCCGGCACCACCATAAGTGCTGTCTTGCCAGCAGTGACGGCCGCACATCTGCAGGCGGTTTTGCAGCCGCTTCTCGATCCTGATGCGCTCTTGGTCACTGATGGCTGCACCAGTTACCCGCCTTGCGCAGCAGCAATGGGCATCAGCCATGAAAGCCTCAACCAGACTGCAGGACAACGTGTTCGCGGGGAGTTGCACATTCAAACCGTGAACAGTCGACATGAGCGGCTCAAGACATTCCTGCGGCGCCATCGCGGCATCGCAACCAAGTACTTGGACAGCTACCTGCGCTGGTTTCAACTTGCAGTCATTCCAAAACACCAAACTCCCCGCGCGATACTCGCCGCCGCCGCAGGAATCCTGCCTATCTCAAGGCACGCATAA
- a CDS encoding ABC transporter permease, translated as MSVEAREKRQPWILLSPALAAVTLLLLVPLLFIVVYSFWLRSAVGPDTQGFHPDNWQRALTDPFYRYILLNTLKIAAITTFFCALLGYPAAYFITRSQGNKLILLLLLMLPFWISYIIRTMSWINILGSSGALNTLLISTGITDSPIQMLYNEATVILGLVHFLLPFMVLNIYVSLDGIDTNLEDAATSLGATRWQAFTQVTLPLSLPGLAAGGLLCFVLGAGTYITPLILGGPRDAMFANLVLEAIITQLNWPMGSALSLLLLIVLGAVVAVYNRYLGMSQLTKGLG; from the coding sequence ATGTCCGTTGAAGCCCGTGAAAAGCGGCAACCTTGGATTCTGCTGTCGCCCGCATTGGCCGCAGTCACCTTGCTGTTGCTGGTGCCGCTTTTGTTCATCGTGGTCTATTCTTTCTGGCTGCGCTCGGCTGTAGGGCCAGACACTCAGGGGTTCCATCCCGACAATTGGCAACGCGCGCTGACCGACCCATTTTACCGCTACATCTTGCTGAACACGCTGAAAATCGCGGCAATCACGACGTTCTTTTGTGCGCTTCTGGGCTATCCGGCAGCGTATTTCATCACCCGGTCCCAAGGCAACAAGCTGATCTTGCTGCTGCTTCTGATGCTGCCCTTCTGGATCAGCTACATCATCCGCACGATGAGCTGGATCAACATTCTGGGCAGTTCCGGCGCGCTGAATACGCTGCTCATCTCGACAGGGATCACCGATTCCCCCATTCAGATGCTGTATAACGAGGCGACGGTTATTCTGGGGCTGGTGCATTTCCTGCTGCCCTTCATGGTGCTGAACATTTATGTCAGCCTTGACGGGATCGACACCAATCTGGAAGACGCCGCCACCTCGCTGGGGGCGACCCGCTGGCAGGCGTTTACACAAGTGACCCTGCCCCTGTCACTACCCGGACTGGCGGCAGGTGGGCTGCTGTGCTTCGTGCTGGGTGCGGGCACTTATATCACGCCGCTTATCCTTGGCGGGCCGCGCGATGCGATGTTTGCCAATCTGGTATTAGAGGCGATCATCACACAATTGAACTGGCCGATGGGGTCCGCGCTGTCGCTTCTGTTGCTGATCGTGCTGGGCGCGGTGGTTGCGGTCTACAACCGGTATCTGGGCATGTCGCAACTGACAAAGGGGCTGGGATAA
- a CDS encoding ABC transporter permease, protein MGWSFIRAYTILVYLFMFLPVAVVVLLSFNQNQFGSFPMTGFSFRWFEALWNNDAVMRAFRTSLILGLLTAAISTTLGVLASLALVRYAVPGKNLITTILIAPILVPEVVLAVALLLFLNWLGIGKSFALLLAGHVIFTLPFVILVVQARLVSIRRDVEEAALSLGASPMQTFFSITLPLLMPAVAAGALFAFTISFDDITGTLFWKPGGVETVPTQIFSMLRNSISPEINALGTVMIVMTVGLPLLGAAIARRLATKRGM, encoded by the coding sequence ATGGGTTGGTCCTTCATTCGCGCCTATACGATTCTGGTCTATCTGTTCATGTTCCTGCCTGTGGCCGTGGTGGTGCTGCTGTCGTTCAACCAAAACCAGTTTGGCAGTTTTCCCATGACCGGCTTTTCCTTTCGCTGGTTCGAGGCGCTGTGGAACAATGACGCCGTGATGCGCGCCTTTCGAACCTCGCTGATCCTTGGCCTTCTGACTGCGGCGATTTCCACCACATTGGGCGTGTTAGCCAGCCTTGCGCTGGTGCGCTATGCGGTGCCGGGCAAGAACCTGATCACCACGATCCTGATTGCCCCCATTCTGGTGCCCGAAGTGGTGCTGGCGGTGGCGTTGTTGCTGTTCCTGAACTGGCTGGGCATCGGCAAAAGCTTTGCATTGCTGCTGGCAGGGCATGTCATCTTTACCCTGCCCTTCGTCATATTGGTGGTGCAGGCGCGGCTGGTCAGCATCCGCCGCGATGTGGAAGAGGCCGCGCTCAGCCTTGGCGCGTCGCCCATGCAGACTTTTTTCTCGATCACGCTGCCGCTGCTGATGCCTGCTGTCGCGGCCGGCGCGCTGTTTGCCTTCACCATTTCCTTCGATGACATCACCGGCACGCTGTTCTGGAAACCCGGCGGGGTGGAAACCGTGCCAACGCAGATTTTCTCGATGCTGCGCAATTCGATCAGCCCCGAAATCAACGCGCTTGGCACGGTCATGATCGTCATGACCGTGGGCCTTCCGCTGCTGGGTGCCGCGATTGCCCGAAGATTAGCCACCAAACGCGGCATGTAA
- a CDS encoding ABC transporter substrate-binding protein — protein MDNTKRYERLLERYRNGDLDRRSFLGLIGAAGVAYGVQTPFAKMAFAQDVTQVRFDGWGGVVSEAFRRHAFDPYTAETGINVVDGTFAGGDEYLAQVRSSQEGEYNIAHLSGVFDYARYVNFGLDVELNIDNIPNMELVMDALTNAFRGITPDHLSAVPYNYGTTGLAYNRAYISDEEIREKGASILIDPEYQGKIGGWSDWRTRLWYAALQTGQSPNDIQDMEAAWEAIRNHRDLALKYWGSGAELMSLLAEEEIYVTEGWSGRIAALQEQGHDIGYYDPPSSFGWQECLFVIKGSPVEACEELLNFMLAPETSIAVAEGQNYPPALDGSKVDLGTKIPTLPAYDPSGTLDALTFADPTYWNGNEAEWSETFSRVQRGF, from the coding sequence ATGGACAATACGAAACGCTACGAACGCCTGCTGGAACGCTACCGCAATGGCGATCTGGACCGCCGCAGTTTTCTGGGCCTGATCGGTGCTGCCGGTGTCGCTTACGGTGTGCAAACACCCTTTGCGAAAATGGCCTTTGCGCAGGATGTGACACAAGTGCGCTTCGATGGCTGGGGCGGCGTGGTATCCGAAGCATTCCGCCGCCACGCATTTGATCCCTACACAGCCGAAACCGGCATCAACGTGGTCGATGGCACCTTTGCGGGCGGCGACGAATATCTGGCACAGGTGCGCTCCAGTCAGGAAGGCGAGTATAACATCGCACATCTTTCAGGTGTGTTCGACTATGCCCGCTATGTGAATTTCGGGCTGGATGTAGAGTTGAACATCGACAACATCCCCAACATGGAACTGGTCATGGACGCGCTGACCAACGCCTTCCGCGGCATCACGCCAGACCATCTGTCGGCAGTACCCTATAACTACGGGACCACGGGGCTTGCCTATAACCGCGCCTATATCTCGGATGAGGAAATCCGCGAGAAAGGTGCCTCGATCCTGATCGACCCCGAATATCAAGGCAAGATCGGCGGCTGGAGCGATTGGCGCACGCGGCTGTGGTATGCAGCGCTGCAAACCGGTCAAAGCCCGAATGACATTCAGGACATGGAAGCGGCGTGGGAGGCCATTCGCAACCACCGTGACCTTGCGCTGAAATATTGGGGGTCCGGGGCCGAATTGATGAGCCTGCTGGCCGAGGAAGAAATCTATGTCACCGAAGGCTGGTCTGGTCGGATCGCGGCACTTCAGGAACAGGGCCATGATATCGGCTATTACGACCCGCCCAGCAGCTTTGGCTGGCAGGAATGTTTGTTCGTCATCAAAGGCTCGCCCGTCGAGGCATGTGAGGAATTGCTGAACTTCATGCTGGCACCGGAAACATCCATCGCCGTGGCCGAAGGGCAGAACTACCCGCCCGCGCTGGATGGCAGCAAGGTCGATCTGGGCACCAAAATCCCGACCCTGCCCGCCTATGACCCATCGGGCACGCTGGACGCGCTGACCTTCGCCGACCCGACCTATTGGAACGGGAACGAGGCCGAATGGTCCGAAACCTTCTCGCGCGTCCAGCGCGGTTTTTGA